AGAGGCGTCACAATTTGCCTCCGCTGCTGCCAAACGTTCTCCGGGCCCTGGCAGCGATCGTCCCGGTTTTCAAAACCCGGGAGTGGCTCGGGCGCGATCGTCCCCACTGTGGATTCTTCGACAGTCACAGCCGGCTCCGCCAGCCGCGGCACCTGTTTGACTGTCGAGCTTGCAGCAGATTCCAGCCTCAACTCCTGATTTTCGGCGTCGGTGACTGAGGTGTCTGGATAAACTGCGATCGGCACCAACTTTGCTTCGCTCCCGGATACCAGCTCTTGTGTCAGGTATACGGCGCTGAATGTCGCTCCCAAGCTAACGGCGATCGCCACTTGCGATCGGCAAAGCTTGACAAATTCTGAACTGGCTGGCATTAACATGAGCGCCACATTAAGATCTCTAACGGAATTTTAAGTAAATTACAATTGATCTGTCGCCGATTACAGGTTAGAGACTTTTTGATTTTTGGTGTCTTCCTGTGGTTGATACTGGCCGGAGTTCAATGCTTGGGGGCTTCAACTAGCAATTTTTGCCCCAAACTCGCTGTTATTGGCTCCCACAGCTCCCCTCTTGGGGGGCTGTTGCCCGAAACTTTTGCGCTACGATACCACAACCGCTGTACTTTTGTCGATCGGGGCCAATGTTAAGATTATGTCGATATATTAAAAACAGTTGAACTTTTGAGCTAGAAGGGATATACTGGCCTCGGATTTGGTAGCTATGATTACCTAAAAATTGGATCTAAAGCCCCGTCCGATCGGGACGGCTTTAATGATTGAATCATATATTGTTGATTCGCGAGATGTCAAAATCCGGTCTCAACTCTATCATCCAAAAAAATCTTAGAGGTTGGGGCATCAACCTGAGGGCTAGGCAATATCAGACAAGCTGTGCTTGCGTTTGCTGTTTGAATCCAGAATCCCCATGTCTTTAAGGCTCGGGAGTATGTCAAAACCTGTCTGCTCATACTGTCTACTCATACTGTCTGCTCACAGAGGAGGTAAAGAAATTGGCCAGGAGACGCAAACGCAAGAGTCGCCGCCGACAAGAAGGACGCAGAATTTTAGAGTGTGTGCCTCAATATAGCATCGAGAGCGGCGAAGATAAACCCGTAACAGCGGCTCGCAAGTTCATCCATGCTGAAGGCATTGCTCCCCCAGCTTTGCTGTTAGTAAAGCGTAACGAGCATACCACCGATAGATACTTCTGGGCTGAAAAAGGTTTATTCGGAGCCCAATACGTAGAAGAGAACCATTTCTTGTTTCCCAGCTTAAAGGTGATGCTGGAAGCCACATCAGAAAAAATTCCTGTGGTGTCCGCCAGTCGCGCATAAACTGCAATGTTTAGTTAAAAACATTGACAGCAATGTTTGATAACTCTTTTAACACTACTCGCGAGAGTTTTCATTGTCTCAAGAGTGCCAACTGAAATTTACGCGAAAAGTCCTGATTTAATTAGGGCATAAGGAGCCATCGCAACAGCAAGGATCGCCATAGCGGGCGCTCGGCACAATTGGCACTCTCAGGATAATGTTTTTTTTGACCCCGCCCAAAAACCAATGCCAGCCCCCGACTGGAGTCGCGAGCCACCCGAAATTTTAGACGCAAATTTAAGCTCCCAGATTCATCTGTAGCATAAATCTCAAATCTTCAACGCGATTTTCGCGTGAATGTTTTGTCGATCGAAGCCTCAGCGATCGGTTGGTCTGCTCGAAGCCTCAGTCTGGCATCTAGCATATCAAAAAAGGTTCCGCACTCCTCTTTTAATCTTCTAGAAGTTTTAAATCTAAAGCTTCTTGCATAGCTGCGAGTTCGTCGCGGTGAGCTCGCACAGTAACCAAGCTCTTAGTTTTGGTTCCAGACTCAGCGACGGATTCGAGTTTCAAGCAAACTTGCTCGGATCGTCCGGCTCGTTTCCAATAAAACACTCCGGCCAGCGGGGACAGCAGTACCAAAGCTAGGAAAATTTGACCTTGCTGCGGCACGAGCATTCCCAAAACAAGTCCCAAGCACAGAGTGCCACCTGCACTCAGCAAAGTTAGAAAAATAGCTAAAAACAAACTCGGCCGTACAAAACCCTCAAAGGTGACTTTATAGTTGGGGGCATCGACGGCTGCAACTCGGTAAGCCCTAGAAGCAAAATACTCTTGTAGCTGGGTCAACAGTGACTCTTGGGCGCTCTCTGAAGCAAGCTTGACTTGTTCGATGCGATCTTTGACTGAGGCCTTGATGAAGAAAAACAAGCCAACAGCCAACAGCAGCGTCAACACAAAGGTTGAAGGAAGAACAGCAGTATCCATCGGTAGAAGTTTGTGTAAGTGAAATTGTCTACTCCTACTTTACATAACTTTACGGATGAAAGCGATCGAGGACTTACACAGGCACTTTTTTCACAAAATTCGCAGAAAGCTTTGTAGCAAGATGTTTTTCTCCTCATCACCCAATTCCCATATCTCCCCATCATCTCTAATTTTCAAGTGACCGTGCGTAAGTCCTCTTGCTGTGCGATCGCTGCTGTCATCGCTGCTAGTGGCGAGTCAGCAAAGCGAAGACAAGAAAGGCAATTCGCTTTGCTAGTAGCGCCAGCATCTGCAAGGTTTTAGGCATCGGATTCCAACGCCAGCTAACCCGTGTGACCGCTTTCTAAGGCCCGGGGCCGACGCCCAGAGCCGCCGTTGCCCTGACCGATATAGTCGTGCCACAGACGAGCCAGGTCTTGAGCTTGGTGGCGCCACTCCGGCAGGATTTGATACATCCGGCGGGGGCGGCCGCGTCCTTCTACTTTTTTCCAGTAACCGGTGATTACGGCTTCATCTTCGAGGAATTTCAGAGCGCTGTAGAGGACGGTATCAGAAAGTCGGTAGATGGGGAATTCCCGCTCTAGTTGTCCGATGAGTTCTGTACCGTAGGAATCTCCGCGCAATAACACCGAGAGAATGTAGCACACTGCCAGTTCCTTGTTTAGATAAACAGGAGGGGGGTCTTGAAAGAATTGATAGATGTGTTCAAATTTCATAAAAAGAAATACGGTAAGTGGGAAACTCGGCGACTTTAGTCCCGAGAGGGAAACGACCCGGGGGACTTTAGTCCCCGTGAACCCCCTTGCGGGGTTGGAAGGGTATGGTTGCCCATCCAATGGAGATATTGTGGTCTCCTTTCTCCCTTGCGGGGTAATGTTGGCCTCGACCTGGTTATAAAGGCTTGTTAGACCTGCAACACTGTTTCAGTGACTTTAAAACTGTTTAATTGCAGATGACAGAGCGAAAAACTGGCGTCGCATTCTTCGGTGTCGTGACCTAAATAACGGCTCCTCGCGATCGAGGGGTCTGGTTAGTACAGCTTGCTCGATTTCTCTTACAAGCTCAGTCCCTAAAGGGCTGAGTTACTGACCTGTCTTGTCCGCTAGAAACTCTCGTGATACCGTCAGGTTAACGGGAGAGGAAAGCGGGGCGGGGTGTGCCGCTTCCTTAGGTTTAACTGAGAATGGGGGAAACAGAGGTGCAGTATTTCCCCGGTGAATTTCGATCGCCCCAAATGCTTGGAGTGCACGGGAGGTAATGTTTGCTAGCACCAAGGTTGAGGAGCGCTGGCCTAACGCCGCCAGCGAGGTTCCTCTTCCAATCTATCGCAGCGACGATTGCTAAGCGTGCGATCGCACGGCAAGAGTTCGCTGTTAGTTCGGGAGTTGGTGTTTCAACCTTTCATTCAAAATTGGCAACTTCCCCAAACTCTCGATCGAGCTTGTCTGTGCGAAGGAGCTTGTTAGAGTTGGCAAAGTTTTTGAGACAGAAACTTTGCCTTTAAACCGGACTCAGACCTAACATAGCGCGCAGTGTAAAAGTTAGAAACACGAAAGTCGCTACAATCGAAGTAATCAGGGCGATCGCAGTTGCCGGTCGAGTGAGCAGGGGCTGGAGTCGCTCGAACAGGAAAAAGAAAATCCCCAGACAAATCGTAATGAAAAAGCGGGGGTAGCGAGAGACGTTATTAATGAAATCTTGCATGAGCACAGGTGGGGTAAAGTGTTACAGCTCGATCTTTGACTTGTAACACTTGTGAGCGAGTTAGACAATTTTGGCACAGCCGGAGCTAAAGGAGCCGATCGAGCGATCGGGCATTTTTACGGGCGATGCTGACATATATAATTCTAACGAAAACTTTTGGTCGATCGCTCCAACACTGTCTGTTTAATCCCCGGACGCGACATCCGGTAGAAAACTTTACAAGTATTTCTATTGAGTTCTAGTTGTGATAAATATTATATGGCTGTTATCTCTAGATAAATGTCTGCTGGCGCACCTTCTTTCGTCTTGCCGCGTCCATTTCTGAAATGGGCTGGAGGCAAAACTAGGTTGATTGGACAATATCAACCTTATTTTCCTGAAAAGTTCAAAAATTACTACGAGCCTTTTGTGGGCGGCGGAGCTGTATTTTTTTACTTAGCACAACAGCACCCTTCTTTGCAAGTTGTGTTAACAGATGTTAATCCTGAGTTAATTAATGCCTATTGCTGTGTCAGGGATCGAGTAGAGGAGCTAATTGAGCTGTTGTTGGAGCACGCCTGCGAACACACCAAGGACAATCTTGATTATTATTACTCCGTGCGATCGCGCTCCTACAACACAGACACAGAAAGAGCCGCTCGCCTGATTTACCTTAATAAAACTTGTTACAACGGCCTCTACAGAGAAAACTCCAAAGGTCAATTTAATGTGCCGATGGGCAGATACAAAAATCCTAACATTTGTCAAGCAGATTTATTGCGATCGGTCTCCTCTTTACTCGCGCCCGCTCAAATTGAAGTCAGGAAATTCGATCAAATTTTGGATTTTGCTACCAGCAGCGAAGACTTAGTTTACTTTGACCCGCCCTACTATCCGATTAGTGCCACAAGTAACTTCACCGCTTACAGCCGGGATAATTTTAAAGAATCCGAACAGCTCAAACTCAGAGACGTTTTTGCAGAACTTGCAGAACGTGGCGTCAAAGTTATGCTATCTAATTCTAACTGCGACTTCATCAAAGAAATCTACAGCGATCCTCAAGCTTTTACAAGAGAGCGGCGCCCCAAACTAATTGAAATATCAGCATCTAGGGGAATTAACTCTAAAAGTTGCCAGCGCGGCCAAGTCAAGGAATTATTAATATGTTCATTTTGAATAAACACTTCCGGAAATTTGGTAAATACATATATTTGTACGGGCAAGCCCTGACCTGAGAAATCCGGTTTCTGGGTTTATTTGTAGTGACTCAACGGGAAACTCGCAGAAACTGGTTTGTTAAATTTGCTAGAAAAAAAGGAACTATTACCTATTGATTTTTCTGGACTTTTGGGGTATATTTTAGATAATGGAAGTGGTAACTTAAATTTTAATTTTTCCAATATTTCCATTATTAAATTATACTTCCAAAAACTCTCAGAGTCAAGCAACTGGTTTGCTAAATTCGCTAGAAAAAAAGGAACTATTACCTATTGATTTTTCTGGACTTTTGGGGTATATTTTAGATAATGGAAGTGGTAACTTAAATTTTAATTTCTCCAATATTTCCATTATCAAATTATACTTCCAAAAACACTCGAAGTCAAGCAACTGGTTTGCTAAATTCGCTAGAAAAAAAGGAACTATTACCTATTGATTTTTCTGGACTTTTGGGGTATATTTTAGATAATGGAAGTGGTAACTTAAATTTTAATTTCTCCAATATTTCCATTATCAAATTATACTTCCAAAAACACTCGAAGTCAAGCAACTGGTTTGCTAAATTCGCTAGAAAAAAAGGAACTATTACCTATTGATTTTTCTGGACTTTTGGGGTATATTTTAGATAATGGAAGTGGTAACTTAAATTTTAATTTCTCCAATATTTCCATTATCAAATTATACTTCCAAAAACACTCGAAGTCAAGCAGTCAAGCCGAAAAAAAAAGGCGATTTTTTTTAATTCAAAAATATAAAAATAGCCGAATGTCGCGCTGCTGCGAATAATAGCAGTTGCGCCCAAAAAATGCAACTGTAGGGAAGCTGGAAAGGGCGATCGCGATCGGTGACAGACAAATCTCGATGGAGAATGTTTGCTTGCCAAGAAGAATGGGTTTAAAGCCTCCTGCTTCTAGGGGGAAATAAACCAAAATTATTCACTGTTTCAATCCTCGGACTTTTAGAGAGAGGTAGCTGTAAACCCAAAGACTGCGCTCGGATGGCTCTTCTACCAACTGTCAACTATAAACTGCCCACTGTTAACTGAATTAAAGATGTTTGTTAGCCCAAGTAATAAAAGCTTCGAGCTTGTGAACTCCCAACAAATTTTGATTGTCGGGAATTTGTTTTTTAAACCAGTCGATCGAACCTTGCCTCATACCGTTGCCGCCCACGATCACAATAGTGGGAACCCGGTAGCAACTTTTGATATTTAAATTGAGATAAGGATACTTCTCATCAACGGAACCTTTATCTTCTTGCCACTTGCACTCAACAATGAGACCGAGAGGAGACAAAGCCGAACCAACAATATAAAAATCCACATTTATTTCAGTTTCATAAATGCTAGACCCGATATAAACTTGTTTAGCATAGCGCTTGGGATTTGCCGTGGAGAGCAAGAGCCAATCTAGCTTGCGCTTTTTCGGCAACTCGGGACAGATTTCGAGATATCCGTGACCTCTCAAGGTACCTTCTACAGTTGCTTCTAAAACAAAACCAGTTTTATTGGCTCTACAACCCCTATTCATATTGTTGGCTCCTGAAAATAATCTGAATTAAGCCGATCGCACTGCGATCGCTCCGCGGTCAAAAACCTGCTTGTCAGTACCGATAGAACTGACAAACATTCGGTCTTCATAGACATCAAACGTCGCAAAACTCAGGCGGCTAGCAGAAAACTCCGTCCACTCAGAACGTCCCACCGGACGAGTGCCCGCGCCAGCACCGCAAATCAAATAAGTCGTACCGTCAATCGAGCGAGTGCGTTCGTAACTGTGCTCGTGTCCGTTGATATAAAGCTGCACGCCGTACTTTTGAAACAAAGGCGTAAAAGTCTTAATAAAAGATTGATTGGAGCCGTACACGCCAGAGGAATAAATCGGGTGGTGGCCGAACACGACTTTCCACGGTGCAGTGCTTTGACTCAATTCTTTCTCCAGCCAAACAAGCTGATTTTTCCAATCCGCATTATCATTGGTATCTAAAGCAAAAAACTGTACCGGATCGCGCCGAAAAGTATAGTAGCGACCTTGCATATTAAAACCCGCATATTTAACTTGCGGGTCGCCGTTAGCCGTGCGGATGTCGTGATTTCCCAAACAAGCATAAAATTTAACGTTTTGCTGCAATAGCGGCTGATAAGGCTGCTCGAAAACAGCATTAATTTTTTCAAATTCGCCGTTATTGTAGATATTATCACCGGCGAGAACAGCTACATTAAAAGGATTTTCGCGGTGATATTGCGCCATCGCCCCAGCTACAGCATACTGACCTTCAGCCCCGGTGCCGGTGTCGGCCACCGAAATAAAGCGTAGAATAGGCTGTGAGGCCGGCAATGGAACGATCGCCCTTGGGGCCTCAAAATTAGAAGGCACAGCAGCATTGGCATCTGTACCCCAAGAAGTCCGAAGCTGAAGCATTTTCCAGACTCCGGCAAAACCTAAGCTGCTCAGACTGCCTAAAATTAGAAAGTGACGGCGTTTGATACTCATTTTGACTCAGTTACAACTAATGAAATGATAAATTAAGGCTGAGATGACTCAGCTAAAATTTATCGGGTTTAGATATATATTTGTAACGCTCCAAGGCAGAGAAAATGTCAGAAGAACCACTAAACCAACCAACTCCACAAGCATCTGCATCTCCGACACCGGAGGTAGACTCGCGAAGCAAGTCGGCTGCGACTCGCAGCCCAGCTCAAAAGGCCAGCAGCACTGTTCCCACAAATCAGAAAATCAAAGCTTTGATGGCCTCGATCGGGAATTTGGGAAAAAGCCCGAAAAAATCACCAGCAGCACCCCCGTTGCAGGCCCAAAAGCCGATCGCGCCCACGGCTTCTGACTCAGCAACAACTCCTCCTCCAGCGGTTGCTGCGGAAGTTAACAGCGTTCCCCCGCCCAAAGTTTCGGTAAAATTCGATCGCAAGTCTGTATCAAAACCGACGGGCGACAGTTTTTTACAGAAAGTAGGCGTACTTTGGCAAAGTATTGTGCGCTTAGTGCGATCGCTCTTACCGGCATCTGCAAACGCCAAGCTCTCCGATCCAATTTTAAACGCGGGATTAGCTGCAATTCTCATCGTTACAGTCGGTTTAACTTTCAACAGTTTCTCGGCAAAACCGCCCCAGAAAGTGGCAAAAGTGCCTATCCCAGCAGCACAGCTATTCCCAACCTTTGGCGATTTTGTGGCGTCGCCAACAGCGAAATCCCCAGAGGCGATCGCAAATTCTCAGCCTATACCCGCTAATTTTAAAAGTAACTTGCCCGATTTAGCGGCGCCGAAAAAACCGGAACCTGTAGAAATTATCCCGCCGCCGCCGCTGACGCCGGAACAGTCTCTGATTGCTGCGATTCAAAATCAAGTTGCTGACATCACAAATCGCCTGGGCGGCGGTTTAGTCAAGTCTGTGCAAGCTGATTTCTCGATCGGTCTTTTGACTGTCCAAGTCGCTGAAGATTGGTACAAACTCAGCGATGTAGAGCAAAATCAGCTCGCCAGTCAAATGTGGAAAGAGGCTAACTCCCTCGATTTCAGCAAATTACAAATTGCCAATTTGGAAGGGAAGTTAATAGCTAGAAGTCCGGTTGTTGGTTCGGAGATGATTATTTTGGAGAGAGGGATTAACAAAGTTTAAATGGGTCTGTATTTGTAAAGAGTCAGACCAGTCTGAAAGTCCAGGATGCAGGACATAATTCTGTAGAGGGCTTAAATAGGTTTGATCGTTCGGACTTCAGTCCTCATAATATCCTCAGGACTGAAGTCCGAACGATCAAACCTTAAAACGCTTTTTTGCCGGACATGATATTAATTAACATTGAGGGAAATTGAAAAATGACAATTTTAACTCAAATCGAACAAGTAGAAATTAAATATCCCAGCAGCGACGGAGAGCCGATCGCTGAAAGTGACATCACGCGCGATTATATGGCTTACGGCATTGAAGCTCTCAACCTTTACTTTCAAGAGCGTTCAGATGTTTACGTGTCAGCTAATTCTTTGATCTATTATGAATAAACGAACAACGTTGTTCCGTAATTTCAAGGCAGTAAATTTGAGCAGGCTTGAAATACGAGCCTACAACAATCTAAGTATTTTTGCTGAGAAACGTACATTACTTTGATAAAGAATCTGTAAATTTTTAACAATTCAATCACAATTTATCAGTAAAACAAACTAACAAGCGCAGCAACCTTCACATATTCGCTGCTATTAAGTTGTTGCGGACACTGCCAGTTTTCCAGTACCCGACTGAAAATATCAGTAATTCCCGTGATTGACTGGCTGCCAAAAATACGGCAACATTATTCTTAACTTTTCATAAAAGCTTTGCAACTCAATAAAAATCAAGCACTAAAAACTCGATCGAGTCCGAATCCACACATTAGCTTCAAATCCCAAGAAACCTCCCATCATCCAAAACGCCGAACTTAAGTTTACAGACAGCAACAATCAACCCTTTCCCAACAATCAACCCGTTCTCTTCATCACGGCTACCAATGTATTAGTAGATAACTTTGGCGACCCGCTAGGCAGTCGATTCAGCGACTTAACAGTCAAATTTATCGTCGGCAAACAAGCTTACGAAGCAACAGTTTTGACAGACAAAAGTCGCAAATTAGCAAACAATCAATTTGAAATCGCCGTTCTTGTTCCCAACACCGTACCGTTAGGTGAATCGCGCATCGTCATCAGCCGGAAGCAAAATGAAAAAGTCAGCCCAAAGCCCTCAGAAGTACCCAAGGAAGTCAAATACGATAGCA
The window above is part of the Microcoleus sp. bin38.metabat.b11b12b14.051 genome. Proteins encoded here:
- a CDS encoding PD-(D/E)XK nuclease superfamily protein, whose amino-acid sequence is MNRGCRANKTGFVLEATVEGTLRGHGYLEICPELPKKRKLDWLLLSTANPKRYAKQVYIGSSIYETEINVDFYIVGSALSPLGLIVECKWQEDKGSVDEKYPYLNLNIKSCYRVPTIVIVGGNGMRQGSIDWFKKQIPDNQNLLGVHKLEAFITWANKHL
- a CDS encoding cofactor assembly of complex C subunit B, whose product is MDTAVLPSTFVLTLLLAVGLFFFIKASVKDRIEQVKLASESAQESLLTQLQEYFASRAYRVAAVDAPNYKVTFEGFVRPSLFLAIFLTLLSAGGTLCLGLVLGMLVPQQGQIFLALVLLSPLAGVFYWKRAGRSEQVCLKLESVAESGTKTKSLVTVRAHRDELAAMQEALDLKLLED
- a CDS encoding DUF3155 domain-containing protein, producing the protein MARRRKRKSRRRQEGRRILECVPQYSIESGEDKPVTAARKFIHAEGIAPPALLLVKRNEHTTDRYFWAEKGLFGAQYVEENHFLFPSLKVMLEATSEKIPVVSASRA
- a CDS encoding metallophosphoesterase, giving the protein MSIKRRHFLILGSLSSLGFAGVWKMLQLRTSWGTDANAAVPSNFEAPRAIVPLPASQPILRFISVADTGTGAEGQYAVAGAMAQYHRENPFNVAVLAGDNIYNNGEFEKINAVFEQPYQPLLQQNVKFYACLGNHDIRTANGDPQVKYAGFNMQGRYYTFRRDPVQFFALDTNDNADWKNQLVWLEKELSQSTAPWKVVFGHHPIYSSGVYGSNQSFIKTFTPLFQKYGVQLYINGHEHSYERTRSIDGTTYLICGAGAGTRPVGRSEWTEFSASRLSFATFDVYEDRMFVSSIGTDKQVFDRGAIAVRSA
- a CDS encoding PadR family transcriptional regulator, with amino-acid sequence MKFEHIYQFFQDPPPVYLNKELAVCYILSVLLRGDSYGTELIGQLEREFPIYRLSDTVLYSALKFLEDEAVITGYWKKVEGRGRPRRMYQILPEWRHQAQDLARLWHDYIGQGNGGSGRRPRALESGHTG
- a CDS encoding DUF751 family protein, whose product is MQDFINNVSRYPRFFITICLGIFFFLFERLQPLLTRPATAIALITSIVATFVFLTFTLRAMLGLSPV
- a CDS encoding DNA adenine methylase — translated: MSAGAPSFVLPRPFLKWAGGKTRLIGQYQPYFPEKFKNYYEPFVGGGAVFFYLAQQHPSLQVVLTDVNPELINAYCCVRDRVEELIELLLEHACEHTKDNLDYYYSVRSRSYNTDTERAARLIYLNKTCYNGLYRENSKGQFNVPMGRYKNPNICQADLLRSVSSLLAPAQIEVRKFDQILDFATSSEDLVYFDPPYYPISATSNFTAYSRDNFKESEQLKLRDVFAELAERGVKVMLSNSNCDFIKEIYSDPQAFTRERRPKLIEISASRGINSKSCQRGQVKELLICSF